The proteins below come from a single Kitasatospora sp. NBC_00315 genomic window:
- a CDS encoding phosphatidylglycerol lysyltransferase domain-containing protein gives MPPRRGRPVRTGRCRCAARTPAPTAGANARRRCPVPGRADAPHHLIVWNRAVSSTVKPEPSTAPPVEGRTGLLARWRPRAAAATVWYLRLLALLNLVTVLAVPFRDQVQDHNEGEYFTPYLMTAGLSSVVLSVFLAVAMRRRKRAAWIFNVALGGVTFLVYVLLMALPEDGYDYVGHPFNWFSITLTGLFLLSLLVSRKEFTSKGDRSNPKTAAATFVAGLLVGAGIGSFLVWLNNSLTGAQFWDLFRYSLGRMVTVAPSQHLDSVISVSTWVNAVINAMSAVLFLLVIYVAFRSPRDKELLTPEDEARLRALLERQGERDSLGYFALRRDKAVVFSPSGKAAVTYRVVGGVSLASGDPIGDPEAWPGAIDAWLTEAREHAWAPAVMGASEEAGVIYARHGLDALELGDEAIVELDEFSLDGRAMRVVRQAYNRVKRAGYTVRIRRHDDVPECEMAELVERADHWRDGATERGFSMALGRLGDPGDGRCVMLECHDGDGELKALLSFVPWGEKGLSLDLMRRARDTENGLMEFMVIELLQRAEEVELERVSLNFAMFRSVFERGSKLGAGPVLRLWRSVLGFFSRWWQIESLYRANAKYRPIWEPRYLLFEKSSEIPRIGIASARAEGFITAPSLPALFRRRHARSAVAGPRVPVAESSGKG, from the coding sequence ATGCCACCCAGGCGAGGGCGGCCTGTGCGGACGGGCCGGTGCCGATGTGCGGCACGGACACCCGCGCCGACGGCCGGTGCGAACGCCCGGCGCCGGTGCCCGGTGCCCGGTCGTGCGGATGCGCCCCACCATCTGATCGTTTGGAATAGAGCTGTGTCGTCCACTGTGAAGCCGGAGCCGTCCACCGCACCACCCGTCGAGGGCCGGACCGGACTTCTCGCACGCTGGCGCCCACGGGCCGCGGCGGCGACGGTCTGGTACCTGCGCCTGTTGGCCCTGCTCAACCTGGTGACCGTTCTCGCGGTGCCCTTCCGGGACCAGGTGCAGGACCACAACGAGGGGGAGTACTTCACCCCGTACCTCATGACGGCCGGGCTGAGCTCGGTCGTCCTGTCGGTCTTCCTCGCCGTCGCCATGCGGCGGCGCAAGCGGGCCGCCTGGATCTTCAACGTGGCACTGGGAGGCGTGACCTTCCTGGTGTACGTGCTGCTGATGGCGCTGCCGGAGGACGGCTACGACTACGTCGGGCACCCGTTCAACTGGTTCTCCATCACGCTGACCGGCCTGTTCCTGCTGTCGCTGCTGGTCAGCCGCAAGGAGTTCACCTCCAAGGGGGACCGTTCCAACCCCAAGACCGCGGCGGCGACCTTCGTGGCCGGGCTGCTGGTCGGCGCGGGCATCGGATCGTTCCTGGTCTGGCTGAACAACAGCCTCACCGGCGCGCAGTTCTGGGATCTGTTCCGCTACTCGCTGGGCCGGATGGTCACGGTCGCGCCCTCCCAGCACCTCGATTCGGTGATCTCCGTGTCGACCTGGGTGAACGCCGTCATCAACGCGATGAGCGCGGTGCTCTTCCTGCTGGTGATCTACGTGGCGTTCCGCAGCCCGCGGGACAAGGAACTGCTCACCCCGGAGGACGAGGCCCGGCTGCGGGCCCTGCTGGAGCGCCAGGGCGAGCGGGACTCGCTCGGCTACTTCGCGCTGCGCCGGGACAAGGCGGTGGTCTTCTCCCCCAGCGGCAAGGCGGCGGTGACGTACCGGGTGGTCGGCGGGGTCTCGCTGGCCTCGGGCGACCCGATCGGTGATCCGGAGGCGTGGCCCGGGGCGATCGACGCCTGGCTGACCGAGGCCCGCGAGCACGCCTGGGCGCCGGCCGTGATGGGCGCCTCCGAGGAGGCCGGGGTGATCTACGCCCGGCACGGCCTGGACGCGCTGGAGCTGGGCGACGAGGCGATCGTCGAGCTGGACGAGTTCTCGCTGGACGGCCGTGCGATGCGAGTGGTCCGGCAGGCGTACAACCGGGTCAAGCGAGCCGGGTACACCGTACGGATCCGGCGCCACGACGACGTTCCCGAGTGCGAGATGGCCGAGCTGGTCGAGCGGGCGGACCACTGGCGGGACGGGGCCACCGAACGCGGCTTCTCGATGGCGCTCGGCCGGCTCGGCGACCCCGGCGACGGACGCTGCGTGATGCTGGAGTGCCATGACGGGGACGGCGAGCTGAAGGCGCTGCTGAGCTTCGTGCCCTGGGGGGAGAAGGGCCTTTCGCTGGATCTGATGCGCCGTGCGCGCGACACCGAGAACGGCCTGATGGAGTTCATGGTGATCGAACTTCTCCAGCGCGCGGAGGAGGTCGAGCTGGAACGGGTCTCGCTGAACTTCGCGATGTTCCGCTCGGTCTTCGAGCGCGGATCGAAACTGGGCGCGGGGCCGGTTCTCCGGTTGTGGCGCTCGGTGCTGGGCTTCTTCTCCCGCTGGTGGCAGATCGAATCCCTCTACCGGGCCAACGCGAAGTACCGCCCGATCTGGGAGCCGCGCTATCTGCTCTTCGAGAAGAGCAGCGAGATTCCGCGGATCGGCATCGCCAGTGCCCGCGCCGAGGGATTCATCACCGCACCGAGCCTGCCCGCTCTGTTCCGTCGCCGACACGCCCGTTCCGCAGTCGCGGGTCCCCGGGTGCCGGTGGCGGAAAGCAGTGGGAAGGGGTAG
- a CDS encoding sensor histidine kinase: MTTTAAGARPAAAGRRRARLTAPWLMLLLPVLFSLVDAALVAKNASWWENGLSVLAAAALLLRRRVPVLVLLLTLPGSFLDYIWIAPVTAVYSVAAHRARVGVSALWATVFALVEFFHWPLADHPLALDRDNALYAIQCVMLAAGPAALGLLARTRRELAARLDELTRGQERESRLLAERVLTSERGRLAREMHDVVSHQVSLISIQAGALQVSSGDPAAVATARTIRELSVRTLEELRQMVGVLRAAGARGDVPLAPQPRLADLGRLIEESGLAAESEIRADDRLWPEAVERAAYRTVQEALTNVTKYAPEAPVRVRVTAVGARLRVEVRNGPPPDRPEAPGPEVTGERTLPGGGHGLVGLRERAQLLGGTLTAGPTGEGGFEVRADLPATRD, encoded by the coding sequence GTGACCACCACAGCGGCCGGTGCCCGCCCGGCCGCGGCGGGCCGCCGGCGCGCCCGGCTGACCGCTCCCTGGCTGATGCTGCTGCTGCCGGTGCTGTTCTCCCTGGTCGACGCCGCGCTGGTGGCCAAAAACGCCTCCTGGTGGGAGAACGGCCTGTCCGTCCTGGCAGCCGCGGCGCTGCTGCTGCGGCGGCGCGTGCCGGTCCTGGTGCTGCTGCTGACGCTGCCGGGCAGCTTCCTCGACTACATCTGGATCGCGCCGGTCACCGCGGTGTACTCGGTGGCCGCGCACCGGGCCAGGGTCGGGGTGAGCGCGCTCTGGGCGACCGTCTTCGCCCTCGTCGAGTTCTTCCACTGGCCGCTCGCCGACCACCCGCTGGCGCTGGACCGGGACAACGCCCTGTACGCGATCCAGTGCGTGATGCTCGCGGCGGGACCGGCGGCCCTCGGGCTGCTCGCCCGTACCCGGCGGGAACTCGCGGCCCGGCTGGACGAGCTGACCCGGGGCCAGGAGCGGGAGAGCAGGCTGCTGGCGGAGCGGGTCCTGACCAGCGAGCGCGGCCGGCTGGCGCGCGAGATGCACGACGTGGTCTCCCACCAGGTCAGTCTGATCAGCATCCAGGCCGGCGCCCTCCAGGTCAGCAGCGGCGACCCCGCCGCCGTGGCCACCGCCCGCACCATCCGCGAGCTGTCCGTCCGCACCCTGGAGGAGCTGCGCCAGATGGTCGGGGTGCTGCGGGCCGCCGGGGCCCGCGGTGACGTACCGCTCGCGCCGCAGCCCCGGCTCGCCGATCTGGGCCGGCTGATCGAGGAGAGCGGGCTGGCCGCCGAGAGCGAGATCCGGGCCGACGACCGCCTCTGGCCGGAGGCCGTCGAGCGGGCCGCCTACCGCACGGTGCAGGAGGCGCTCACCAACGTCACGAAGTACGCGCCCGAGGCGCCCGTCCGGGTCCGGGTCACGGCCGTCGGGGCCCGGCTTCGGGTCGAGGTGCGCAACGGACCGCCGCCGGACCGCCCGGAGGCGCCGGGCCCGGAGGTGACGGGGGAGCGAACGCTGCCGGGCGGCGGCCACGGGCTGGTCGGCCTGCGCGAGCGGGCGCAACTGCTCGGCGGCACCCTGACCGCCGGACCGACCGGCGAGGGCGGCTTCGAGGTCCGCGCGGATCTGCCGGCCACCCGCGACTGA
- a CDS encoding FhaA domain-containing protein, which produces MGVLKKFEQRLEGLVNGTFAKVFKSEVQPVEIAGALQRECDNNATIWNRDRTVVPNDFIVELSPHDHERLSPYSGQLGQELAGMVREYAEAQRYSFMGPLQVNLEKADDLDTGLYRVRSRTLAAEEPQQFQQQSPQSPGGQPGYGRPPAAATPGAPWQQQPAPAPYAPPQAPTMPPTLPPPPSHQPAAGGNVRPFPGAGHGGTAVRRWIEVNGSRHQITGNACVLGRSTEADVRIDDPGVSRKHAEIRPGTPSMVLDLGSTNGIVVDGQHTQRATLRDGSRIVVGSTTIVYRQVEG; this is translated from the coding sequence GTGGGAGTCCTGAAGAAGTTCGAACAGCGGCTTGAGGGTCTCGTCAACGGCACCTTCGCCAAGGTGTTCAAGTCCGAGGTCCAGCCGGTGGAGATCGCCGGTGCGCTCCAGCGCGAGTGCGACAACAACGCCACCATCTGGAATCGCGACCGCACCGTCGTGCCCAACGATTTCATCGTGGAGCTCAGCCCGCACGACCACGAGCGCCTCAGCCCCTACTCCGGCCAGCTGGGCCAGGAGCTGGCCGGCATGGTGCGCGAGTACGCCGAGGCGCAGCGCTACAGCTTCATGGGACCGCTGCAGGTCAACCTGGAGAAGGCGGACGACCTCGACACCGGCCTGTACCGGGTGCGCAGCCGCACGCTGGCCGCCGAGGAGCCCCAGCAGTTCCAGCAGCAGTCCCCGCAGTCCCCGGGCGGCCAGCCCGGTTACGGCCGCCCGCCGGCCGCGGCCACCCCCGGTGCGCCGTGGCAGCAGCAGCCGGCCCCGGCCCCGTACGCCCCTCCGCAGGCCCCGACCATGCCGCCCACCCTGCCCCCGCCGCCCTCGCACCAGCCCGCGGCGGGCGGAAACGTCCGCCCGTTCCCCGGCGCGGGTCACGGCGGCACGGCGGTGCGGCGCTGGATCGAGGTCAACGGCTCCCGGCACCAGATCACCGGGAACGCCTGTGTCCTGGGCCGTTCCACCGAGGCCGACGTGCGCATCGACGACCCCGGGGTGTCCCGCAAGCACGCCGAGATCCGCCCCGGCACCCCCTCGATGGTGCTCGACCTCGGGTCGACCAACGGCATCGTGGTGGACGGACAGCACACCCAGCGCGCTACGCTCCGCGACGGCTCGCGAATCGTCGTGGGCTCCACCACCATCGTCTACCGACAGGTCGAAGGGTAG
- a CDS encoding FtsW/RodA/SpoVE family cell cycle protein, which translates to MTPQGAPNRRNTELALLAFAVLLPVLAYANVGLAIDGSLPAGMLGYGLGMGALALIAHLVMRRWAPYADPLLLPLATLLNGLGVVMIWRLDKAGGLLKGNYPAAANQLMWSGLGIAFFIVVMVFLKDHRVLQRYTYISMAVALVLLAAPAFFPARKGDFGAKIWIHLGSFSIQPGEFAKIILTVFFAGYLMVKRDALALASRRFMGLYLPRGRDLGPIIAIWLVSLLILVFENDLGSSFLFFGLFVVMLYVATERTSWIIFGLVMSIGGATVVGATSSHVKVRIDAWLDPMAAFAPNHADGASDQIGQALFALGSGGVTGSGLGQGRSYLIGFAAKSDFIIGSFGEELGLTGLMAIFMLYGLIVQRGLRTAIAARDPFGKLFAVGLSSALALQVFVVAGGVTGLIPLTGMTMPFMAQGGSSVVANWALIALLLKISDSARRPGLEPATAQET; encoded by the coding sequence ATCACCCCCCAGGGCGCGCCGAACCGGCGCAACACCGAGCTGGCGCTCCTGGCCTTCGCGGTGCTGCTGCCCGTCCTCGCGTACGCCAACGTGGGGCTGGCGATCGACGGCAGCCTGCCGGCCGGCATGCTCGGCTACGGCCTGGGCATGGGCGCCCTGGCGCTGATCGCCCACCTGGTGATGCGTCGCTGGGCGCCGTACGCGGACCCGTTGCTGCTGCCGCTGGCCACGCTGCTCAACGGGCTCGGCGTGGTGATGATCTGGCGGCTCGACAAGGCCGGCGGCCTGCTGAAGGGGAACTACCCGGCGGCGGCCAACCAGCTGATGTGGTCGGGCCTGGGCATCGCCTTCTTCATCGTGGTGATGGTCTTCCTCAAGGACCACCGGGTCCTGCAGCGGTACACGTACATCTCGATGGCGGTGGCCCTGGTGCTGCTCGCCGCCCCGGCGTTCTTCCCCGCCCGCAAGGGCGACTTCGGTGCGAAGATCTGGATCCACCTGGGCAGCTTCTCGATCCAGCCCGGCGAGTTCGCCAAGATCATCCTGACCGTCTTCTTCGCCGGCTACCTGATGGTCAAGCGGGACGCGCTGGCGCTGGCCAGCCGCCGCTTCATGGGCCTCTACCTGCCGCGCGGACGCGACCTCGGCCCGATCATCGCGATCTGGCTGGTGAGCCTGCTGATCCTGGTCTTCGAGAACGACCTCGGCTCGTCGTTCCTGTTCTTCGGCCTCTTCGTGGTGATGCTCTACGTCGCCACCGAACGCACCAGCTGGATCATCTTCGGCCTGGTGATGTCGATCGGCGGCGCGACCGTGGTGGGCGCCACCTCCAGCCACGTCAAGGTCCGCATCGACGCCTGGCTGGACCCGATGGCCGCGTTCGCCCCCAACCACGCGGACGGCGCCAGCGACCAGATCGGCCAGGCGCTGTTCGCGCTGGGCTCCGGCGGGGTCACCGGCTCCGGCCTCGGCCAGGGCCGCTCGTACCTGATCGGCTTCGCCGCCAAGAGCGACTTCATCATCGGCTCCTTCGGCGAGGAGCTCGGCCTCACCGGCCTGATGGCGATCTTCATGCTCTACGGCCTGATCGTGCAGCGCGGTCTGCGCACCGCGATCGCCGCCCGCGACCCGTTCGGCAAGCTGTTCGCCGTCGGGCTCTCCTCCGCGCTCGCCCTGCAGGTGTTCGTGGTGGCCGGCGGGGTCACCGGCCTGATCCCGCTGACCGGTATGACCATGCCGTTCATGGCGCAGGGCGGCTCCTCGGTGGTCGCCAACTGGGCGCTGATCGCCCTCCTGCTGAAGATCAGCGACAGCGCCCGCCGCCCGGGGCTGGAACCGGCCACCGCCCAGGAGACGTGA
- a CDS encoding PP2C family serine/threonine-protein phosphatase, translated as MSLVLRFAAGSHKGLIREGNEDSGYAGPRLLAVADGMGGAAAGEVASSEVLGSIVRLDEDVPGADLLTLLGDAVQGANDRLRQMVDEDPQLEGMGCTLTAMLWTGQRMGMVHVGDSRAYLLRDGSLTQITQDHTWVQRLVDEGRITPEEAETHPQRSLLMRALDGRGQVEPDLSIREVRAGDRYLICSDGLSGPVSHQTLEETLGSFYSPEQTVQALIQLALRGGGPDNITCIVADVIDVGATDTLSGQHRDVPVVVGAVAETPPSSTAADQSILNTPAGRAAGLGRPPQGAFGPAEGYEGGYGAAPGGFGPAEGYEGAYGATEPAGYGPEDDEEGAPRKGRWAKRSIIAVVTLGLLAGAGYFGWRWTQDQYYVGVDGDHVAVFQGVNQSLAGLSLSSVHESFGDVQVKFLPQDQRTHVSNTITATSLTDATDKAKQLQEQAAVCRKVSQGATTAPSAAPEPGASASASPSAAASPSAALSHAGVAPAPAASPSPSAPATTAPADPAAPQQTDVPTLTEEEKQKATSCPTP; from the coding sequence ATGAGCCTCGTACTGCGCTTCGCCGCCGGCTCCCACAAGGGACTGATCCGGGAGGGGAACGAGGACTCCGGCTACGCCGGCCCGCGGCTGCTGGCCGTGGCCGACGGCATGGGCGGGGCGGCGGCCGGCGAGGTCGCCTCCTCCGAGGTCCTCGGTTCGATCGTCCGTCTCGACGAGGACGTGCCCGGCGCCGACCTGCTGACCCTGCTCGGCGACGCCGTCCAGGGCGCGAACGACCGGCTGCGCCAGATGGTCGACGAGGATCCGCAGCTGGAGGGCATGGGCTGCACCCTGACCGCGATGCTCTGGACCGGCCAGCGGATGGGCATGGTGCACGTCGGCGACTCCCGCGCGTACCTGCTGCGCGACGGCTCGCTGACCCAGATCACCCAGGACCACACCTGGGTGCAGCGCCTGGTGGACGAGGGCCGGATCACCCCGGAGGAGGCCGAGACCCACCCCCAGCGCTCCCTGCTCATGCGCGCGCTGGACGGCCGCGGCCAGGTCGAGCCCGACCTGTCGATCCGCGAGGTCCGCGCCGGCGACCGCTACCTGATCTGCTCCGACGGCCTCTCCGGCCCGGTCAGCCACCAGACGCTGGAGGAGACGCTCGGGAGCTTCTACTCCCCCGAGCAGACCGTCCAGGCGCTGATCCAGCTCGCCCTGCGCGGCGGCGGCCCGGACAACATCACCTGCATCGTCGCGGACGTGATCGACGTCGGCGCCACCGACACCCTCAGCGGTCAGCACCGGGACGTCCCCGTGGTGGTCGGCGCGGTCGCCGAGACCCCGCCCTCGTCCACGGCCGCCGACCAGTCGATCCTGAACACCCCGGCCGGCCGCGCGGCCGGCCTCGGCCGCCCCCCGCAGGGCGCCTTCGGCCCCGCCGAGGGCTACGAGGGCGGCTACGGCGCCGCACCCGGCGGCTTCGGCCCGGCCGAGGGCTACGAGGGCGCCTACGGCGCCACCGAGCCCGCCGGCTACGGCCCGGAGGACGACGAGGAGGGCGCCCCCCGCAAGGGCAGGTGGGCGAAGCGCTCGATCATCGCCGTGGTCACCCTGGGCCTGCTCGCCGGCGCCGGCTACTTCGGCTGGCGCTGGACCCAGGACCAGTACTACGTCGGCGTGGACGGCGACCACGTCGCGGTGTTCCAGGGCGTCAACCAGAGCCTGGCCGGGCTGAGCCTCTCCTCCGTGCACGAGTCCTTCGGCGACGTCCAGGTCAAGTTCCTGCCGCAGGACCAGCGCACCCACGTGAGCAACACGATCACGGCCACCAGCCTGACCGACGCCACCGACAAGGCGAAGCAGTTGCAGGAGCAGGCCGCGGTCTGCCGCAAGGTCTCCCAGGGCGCGACGACGGCGCCCTCCGCCGCTCCCGAGCCCGGCGCCTCGGCCTCGGCCTCGCCCTCGGCGGCGGCCTCGCCGAGCGCCGCGCTCAGCCACGCCGGGGTCGCCCCGGCGCCGGCGGCCTCGCCCTCGCCCTCGGCTCCCGCCACCACCGCACCGGCCGATCCGGCCGCCCCGCAGCAGACCGACGTGCCGACGCTGACCGAGGAGGAGAAGCAGAAGGCCACCTCCTGCCCGACGCCGTGA
- a CDS encoding peptidoglycan D,D-transpeptidase FtsI family protein, with amino-acid sequence MNKPIRRVSIFCLVLILALMARTNWVQGVQATSLADNTHNDRNKYDRYAYPRGNIMVGGTPVTSSDFVNGLRYKYKRSWKDGALYAPVTGYSSQSFGSSQLESLEDGVLAGTDDRLFFRNTLDMLTGKQKQGGDVTTTINAKAQKAAFDGLGAKKGAAVAIDPRTGAILALVSTPSYDPSTFAGGGAEDTKAWTDLNADANKPMLNRALRETYPPGSTFKLVTASAAFENNVFHSIDDPTDTPDHYILPNTTTELKNESANEPCAGATLKVGMDYSCNTVYGKIGADLGRDKMREQAEKFGFNTTVDTPIRAVQSFYPKTSSADGTALDSIGQHDTRATPLQMAMVAAAICNNGSLMQPYLVDEESSASLTTISKHSPKQLSQAISPATAQKLQDMMVSVVDNGTGTNAKIPGLTVGGKTGTAQHGEDNNGLPFAWFVSYAKDANNNAVAVAVVVEDGSNNRDGISGGRLAAPIAKAVMQAALSK; translated from the coding sequence ATGAACAAGCCCATCCGCCGGGTCTCGATCTTCTGCCTCGTGCTGATCCTGGCCCTCATGGCGCGCACCAACTGGGTCCAGGGCGTCCAGGCCACCAGCCTGGCCGACAACACGCACAACGACCGCAACAAGTACGACCGCTACGCCTACCCGCGCGGCAACATCATGGTCGGCGGCACGCCGGTGACCAGCTCCGACTTCGTCAACGGCCTGCGCTACAAGTACAAGCGCTCCTGGAAGGACGGCGCCCTCTACGCGCCCGTCACCGGGTACTCCTCGCAGTCCTTCGGCAGCAGCCAGCTGGAGTCCCTGGAGGACGGCGTCCTGGCCGGCACCGACGACCGGCTCTTCTTCCGCAACACCCTGGACATGCTGACCGGCAAGCAGAAGCAGGGCGGCGACGTGACCACCACGATCAACGCCAAGGCCCAGAAGGCCGCCTTCGACGGCCTCGGCGCCAAGAAGGGCGCGGCGGTCGCGATCGACCCGCGCACCGGCGCCATCCTCGCGCTGGTCTCCACCCCCTCGTACGACCCCAGCACCTTCGCGGGCGGCGGCGCCGAGGACACCAAGGCCTGGACCGACCTCAACGCCGACGCGAACAAGCCGATGCTCAACCGGGCGCTGCGCGAGACGTACCCGCCGGGATCGACGTTCAAGCTGGTCACCGCGTCGGCGGCGTTCGAGAACAACGTCTTCCACAGCATCGACGACCCGACCGACACCCCGGATCACTACATCCTTCCCAACACCACCACCGAGCTGAAGAACGAGAGCGCCAACGAGCCCTGCGCGGGCGCGACCCTCAAGGTCGGCATGGACTACTCGTGCAACACGGTCTACGGCAAGATCGGCGCCGACCTCGGCCGGGACAAGATGCGGGAACAGGCCGAGAAGTTCGGCTTCAACACCACCGTCGACACCCCCATCCGGGCGGTCCAGAGCTTCTACCCGAAGACCTCCAGCGCGGACGGCACCGCCCTGGACTCCATCGGCCAGCACGACACCCGGGCCACCCCGCTGCAGATGGCCATGGTCGCCGCCGCGATCTGCAACAACGGCTCGCTGATGCAGCCGTACCTGGTCGACGAGGAGAGCTCCGCCAGCCTGACCACCATCTCCAAGCACAGCCCGAAGCAGCTGAGCCAGGCGATCAGCCCGGCCACCGCGCAGAAGCTGCAGGACATGATGGTCAGCGTGGTCGACAACGGCACCGGCACCAACGCCAAGATCCCCGGCCTGACCGTCGGCGGCAAGACCGGCACGGCCCAGCACGGCGAGGACAACAACGGCCTGCCGTTCGCCTGGTTCGTCTCCTACGCGAAGGACGCGAACAACAACGCGGTGGCGGTCGCCGTGGTCGTCGAGGACGGTTCCAACAACCGGGACGGCATCAGCGGCGGACGCCTCGCCGCTCCGATCGCCAAGGCCGTGATGCAGGCCGCTCTGAGCAAGTAG
- a CDS encoding response regulator: MATTRVLIVDDEILVRSGLGLIVGSAPDLEVVGDCSGLRAEEEVLRLRPDVVLLDIRMPDLDGISALRLLRALPEPPAVAMLTTFDTDEYIGTALRAGAAGFLLKDTAPEQLVHAVRVLAAGGSILSPAVTRTVIGGYVDGGGPDAEAAARTRTLTGRELDVLALLGEGLSNAEIADRLFLGTGTVKDHISAILGKLGAVNRVQAAVVAHQAGLAGPRHRGDV; the protein is encoded by the coding sequence ATGGCGACGACCCGTGTGCTGATCGTGGACGACGAGATCCTGGTCCGCTCCGGCCTGGGTCTGATCGTCGGATCGGCCCCCGATCTGGAGGTGGTCGGCGACTGCTCCGGGCTGCGGGCCGAGGAGGAGGTGCTGCGGCTGCGCCCCGACGTGGTGCTGCTCGACATCCGGATGCCCGACCTGGACGGCATCTCCGCGCTCCGGCTGCTGCGGGCGCTGCCGGAGCCGCCCGCGGTCGCGATGCTCACCACCTTCGACACCGACGAGTACATCGGCACCGCGCTGCGGGCCGGAGCGGCCGGCTTCCTGCTCAAGGACACCGCTCCGGAGCAGCTGGTGCACGCCGTCCGGGTGCTGGCGGCGGGCGGCAGCATCCTCTCCCCCGCCGTCACCCGCACCGTGATCGGCGGATACGTCGACGGCGGCGGACCGGACGCCGAGGCCGCCGCGCGCACCCGCACCCTCACCGGCCGCGAGCTGGACGTGCTGGCACTGCTCGGCGAGGGCCTGTCCAACGCGGAGATCGCCGACCGGCTGTTCCTCGGCACCGGCACCGTGAAGGACCACATCTCCGCGATCCTGGGCAAGCTCGGCGCCGTCAACCGCGTCCAGGCCGCCGTGGTGGCCCACCAGGCGGGCCTGGCCGGTCCGCGGCACCGCGGGGACGTGTGA
- a CDS encoding FHA domain-containing protein encodes MSELTLTVMRLGFLAVLWLFVIVAVQVIRSDLFGTKINPRSSRRAATAQAGPGTAPPGRPAQGPGQAQGQSAPPAAPARRRGAPTQLVVVQGSLAGTTVALQGQTITLGRAHDSTIVLDDDYASSRHARIYPDQTGQWTVEDLGSTNGTYLDRQRLTAPTPLQPGMPIRIGRTVIELRK; translated from the coding sequence ATGTCAGAACTGACCCTGACGGTCATGCGGCTGGGCTTCCTCGCCGTGCTGTGGCTGTTCGTCATCGTCGCGGTCCAGGTGATCCGCAGCGACCTCTTCGGCACCAAGATCAACCCGCGCTCCTCCCGGCGGGCCGCCACCGCGCAGGCCGGACCGGGCACCGCGCCACCCGGCCGGCCCGCCCAGGGCCCCGGTCAGGCGCAGGGCCAGTCGGCCCCGCCCGCCGCCCCCGCGCGGCGCCGGGGCGCCCCCACCCAGCTGGTGGTGGTGCAGGGTTCGCTGGCCGGCACGACCGTCGCGCTGCAGGGGCAGACGATCACCCTGGGCCGGGCGCACGACTCCACCATCGTGCTGGACGACGACTACGCGTCCTCCCGTCATGCCAGGATCTACCCGGATCAGACTGGGCAGTGGACGGTGGAGGATCTAGGCTCCACCAACGGCACCTATCTGGACCGGCAGCGCCTCACGGCGCCCACGCCGCTCCAGCCGGGCATGCCGATCCGTATCGGCAGGACCGTCATCGAACTGCGGAAGTAG